A window of Gambusia affinis linkage group LG03, SWU_Gaff_1.0, whole genome shotgun sequence contains these coding sequences:
- the fsta gene encoding follistatin-A isoform X3, with protein MFGMLQHHLHPGVLFFFFLWLCHLMEDQKVQAGNCWLQQGKNGRCQVLYMPGMTREECCRSGRLGTSWTEEDVPNSTLFRWMIFNGGAPNCIPCKGGESCENVDCGPGKRCKMNRKGKPRCVCAPDCSNITWKGPVCGSDGKTYKDECGLLKAKCKGHPDLDVQYQGKCKKTCLGVLCPGTTTCVVDQTNNAYCVTCNRICPDVASSQHYLCGNDGITYASACHLRKATCLLGRSIGVAYDGKCIKAKSCEDIQCSAGKKCLWDARMSRGRCSLCNESCPESRTDESVCASDNTTYPSECAMKQAACSMGVLLEVKHTGSCNSTSLQL; from the exons ATGTTTGGGATGCTCCAGCACCACCTTCACCCCGgtgttcttttcttcttcttcttatggCTATGCCATCTCATGGAAGATCAAAAAGTTCAAG CTGGAAACTGCTGGTTGCAGCAGGGGAAGAACGGGAGGTGCCAGGTGCTGTACATGCCTGGGATGACCCGAGAGGAGTGCTGTCGGAGCGGGAGACTGGGGACGTCCTGGACCGAGGAGGACGTCCCCAACAGCACGCTCTTTAGGTGGATGATCTTCAATGGCGGAGCTCCTAATTGCATACCGTGCAAAGGTGGAG aAAGCTGCGAAAATGTCGACTGCGGACCCGGTAAAAGGTGCAAGATGAACAGGAAAGGTAAGCCGCGCTGCGTCTGCGCTCCAGACTGTTCCAACATCACCTGGAAAGGTCCGGTGTGCGGCTCAGACGGCAAGACCTACAAAGATGAATGCGGACTCCTGAAGGCGAAATGCAAAGGCCACCCCGACCTGGACGTGCAGTACCAAGGAAAATGCAAGA AAACCTGCCTCGGTGTCCTGTGCCCGGGAACCACCACCTGCGTCGTGGACCAGACAAACAACGCATACTGTGTGACGTGTAATCGGATTTGCCCCGACGTGGCGTCGTCTCAGCACTACCTGTGTGGGAACGACGGGATCACCTACGCCAGCGCCTGTCACTTGAGAAAGGCCACCTGTCTCTTGGGCAGGTCGATCGGTGTGGCATATGACGGAAAATGCATCA AGGCCAAGTCATGTGAGGACATCCAGTGCAGTGCAGGGAAGAAGTGTCTGTGGGACGCTCGGATGAGCCGGGGTCGCTGCTCGCTCTGCAACGAGTCCTGTCCGGAGAGCAGGACGGACGAGTCGGTGTGCGCCAGCGACAACACCACATATCCCAGCGAATGTGCCATGAAGCAGGCTGCTTGTTCTATGGGGGTGTTGCTGGAAGTCAAGCACACAGGATCTTGCAACT CTACATCACTCCAGCTATAG
- the ndufs4 gene encoding NADH dehydrogenase [ubiquinone] iron-sulfur protein 4, mitochondrial: protein MASSMSLLGLGRLSLSNVASRILLNPARSTSTSASRLAEKAEHDTQLITVDEKLDITTLTGVPEEHIKTRKVHIFVPAKTAMQSGINSTKKWKMDFDTRERWENPLMGWASTADPLSNMVLSFSSKEDAIAFAEKNGWSYEVTEKRTSKPRVKSYGANFSWDKRTRRSAK from the exons ATGGCGTCTTCAATGTCACTTCTCGGTTTAGGTCGTTTGTCTCTCAGCAACGTAGCTTCCAGGATCCTGCTGAATCCAGCCAG GTCTACAAGCACATCAGCATCAAGGCTGGCAGAGAAAGCAGAACATGACACGCAACTTATTACTGTTGATGAGAAATTG GACATCACGACTCTGACGGGGGTCCCGGAGGAGCACATCAAAACCCGCAAGGTTCACATCTTTGTCCCCGCCAAAACAGCCATGCAGTCTGGCATCAACAGCACCAAGAAGTGGAAGATGGACTTTGACACCAGAGAGCGGTGGGAGAACCCGCTGATGGGCTGGGCCTCAAC GGCCGATCCTTTGTCCAACATGGTGCTCTCGTTCTCCTCAAAGGAAGACGCCATTGCTTTTGCTGAGAAAAATG GTTGGAGCTACGAAGTCACAGAGAAGAGGACCTCAAAGCCCCGGGTGAAATCGTACGGGGCGAACTTCTCCTGGGACAAGAGGACCCGGAGGTCCGCAAAGTAA
- the fsta gene encoding follistatin-A isoform X1, with protein sequence MFGMLQHHLHPGVLFFFFLWLCHLMEDQKVQAGNCWLQQGKNGRCQVLYMPGMTREECCRSGRLGTSWTEEDVPNSTLFRWMIFNGGAPNCIPCKGGESCENVDCGPGKRCKMNRKGKPRCVCAPDCSNITWKGPVCGSDGKTYKDECGLLKAKCKGHPDLDVQYQGKCKKTCLGVLCPGTTTCVVDQTNNAYCVTCNRICPDVASSQHYLCGNDGITYASACHLRKATCLLGRSIGVAYDGKCIKAKSCEDIQCSAGKKCLWDARMSRGRCSLCNESCPESRTDESVCASDNTTYPSECAMKQAACSMGVLLEVKHTGSCNSITEDQEEDEEDGDSDYKAYVHLSSLLDG encoded by the exons ATGTTTGGGATGCTCCAGCACCACCTTCACCCCGgtgttcttttcttcttcttcttatggCTATGCCATCTCATGGAAGATCAAAAAGTTCAAG CTGGAAACTGCTGGTTGCAGCAGGGGAAGAACGGGAGGTGCCAGGTGCTGTACATGCCTGGGATGACCCGAGAGGAGTGCTGTCGGAGCGGGAGACTGGGGACGTCCTGGACCGAGGAGGACGTCCCCAACAGCACGCTCTTTAGGTGGATGATCTTCAATGGCGGAGCTCCTAATTGCATACCGTGCAAAGGTGGAG aAAGCTGCGAAAATGTCGACTGCGGACCCGGTAAAAGGTGCAAGATGAACAGGAAAGGTAAGCCGCGCTGCGTCTGCGCTCCAGACTGTTCCAACATCACCTGGAAAGGTCCGGTGTGCGGCTCAGACGGCAAGACCTACAAAGATGAATGCGGACTCCTGAAGGCGAAATGCAAAGGCCACCCCGACCTGGACGTGCAGTACCAAGGAAAATGCAAGA AAACCTGCCTCGGTGTCCTGTGCCCGGGAACCACCACCTGCGTCGTGGACCAGACAAACAACGCATACTGTGTGACGTGTAATCGGATTTGCCCCGACGTGGCGTCGTCTCAGCACTACCTGTGTGGGAACGACGGGATCACCTACGCCAGCGCCTGTCACTTGAGAAAGGCCACCTGTCTCTTGGGCAGGTCGATCGGTGTGGCATATGACGGAAAATGCATCA AGGCCAAGTCATGTGAGGACATCCAGTGCAGTGCAGGGAAGAAGTGTCTGTGGGACGCTCGGATGAGCCGGGGTCGCTGCTCGCTCTGCAACGAGTCCTGTCCGGAGAGCAGGACGGACGAGTCGGTGTGCGCCAGCGACAACACCACATATCCCAGCGAATGTGCCATGAAGCAGGCTGCTTGTTCTATGGGGGTGTTGCTGGAAGTCAAGCACACAGGATCTTGCAACT CCATTACAGAAGAccaggaggaggatgaggaagatggGGACTCAGACTACAAGGCCTATGTCCATTTATCTTCTCTACTGGATGGATAA
- the fsta gene encoding follistatin-A isoform X2: protein MFGMLQHHLHPGVLFFFFLWLCHLMEDQKVQAGNCWLQQGKNGRCQVLYMPGMTREECCRSGRLGTSWTEEDVPNSTLFRWMIFNGGAPNCIPCKESCENVDCGPGKRCKMNRKGKPRCVCAPDCSNITWKGPVCGSDGKTYKDECGLLKAKCKGHPDLDVQYQGKCKKTCLGVLCPGTTTCVVDQTNNAYCVTCNRICPDVASSQHYLCGNDGITYASACHLRKATCLLGRSIGVAYDGKCIKAKSCEDIQCSAGKKCLWDARMSRGRCSLCNESCPESRTDESVCASDNTTYPSECAMKQAACSMGVLLEVKHTGSCNSITEDQEEDEEDGDSDYKAYVHLSSLLDG, encoded by the exons ATGTTTGGGATGCTCCAGCACCACCTTCACCCCGgtgttcttttcttcttcttcttatggCTATGCCATCTCATGGAAGATCAAAAAGTTCAAG CTGGAAACTGCTGGTTGCAGCAGGGGAAGAACGGGAGGTGCCAGGTGCTGTACATGCCTGGGATGACCCGAGAGGAGTGCTGTCGGAGCGGGAGACTGGGGACGTCCTGGACCGAGGAGGACGTCCCCAACAGCACGCTCTTTAGGTGGATGATCTTCAATGGCGGAGCTCCTAATTGCATACCGTGCAAAG aAAGCTGCGAAAATGTCGACTGCGGACCCGGTAAAAGGTGCAAGATGAACAGGAAAGGTAAGCCGCGCTGCGTCTGCGCTCCAGACTGTTCCAACATCACCTGGAAAGGTCCGGTGTGCGGCTCAGACGGCAAGACCTACAAAGATGAATGCGGACTCCTGAAGGCGAAATGCAAAGGCCACCCCGACCTGGACGTGCAGTACCAAGGAAAATGCAAGA AAACCTGCCTCGGTGTCCTGTGCCCGGGAACCACCACCTGCGTCGTGGACCAGACAAACAACGCATACTGTGTGACGTGTAATCGGATTTGCCCCGACGTGGCGTCGTCTCAGCACTACCTGTGTGGGAACGACGGGATCACCTACGCCAGCGCCTGTCACTTGAGAAAGGCCACCTGTCTCTTGGGCAGGTCGATCGGTGTGGCATATGACGGAAAATGCATCA AGGCCAAGTCATGTGAGGACATCCAGTGCAGTGCAGGGAAGAAGTGTCTGTGGGACGCTCGGATGAGCCGGGGTCGCTGCTCGCTCTGCAACGAGTCCTGTCCGGAGAGCAGGACGGACGAGTCGGTGTGCGCCAGCGACAACACCACATATCCCAGCGAATGTGCCATGAAGCAGGCTGCTTGTTCTATGGGGGTGTTGCTGGAAGTCAAGCACACAGGATCTTGCAACT CCATTACAGAAGAccaggaggaggatgaggaagatggGGACTCAGACTACAAGGCCTATGTCCATTTATCTTCTCTACTGGATGGATAA